One Sediminicola sp. YIK13 DNA segment encodes these proteins:
- the ruvC gene encoding crossover junction endodeoxyribonuclease RuvC yields the protein MANEKIILGIDPGTTIMGFGLIKVVNKKMEFLQMNELLLQKYDDPYIKLKLIFERTIELIDTYHPDEIAIEAPFFGKNVQSMLKLGRAQGVAMAAGLSRQIPITEYLPKKIKMAITGNGNASKEQVARMLQSTLGLKSLPKNLDSTDGLAAAVCHFYNEGRIEIGKSYSGWDAFVKQNEKRVKK from the coding sequence TTGGCGAACGAGAAAATTATATTGGGAATAGACCCTGGGACCACCATTATGGGTTTTGGCCTGATCAAGGTGGTGAACAAGAAAATGGAGTTTTTGCAGATGAACGAACTGTTGCTTCAAAAGTATGACGACCCCTACATTAAACTAAAACTAATTTTTGAACGCACCATAGAACTCATCGATACGTACCATCCCGATGAAATTGCCATCGAGGCACCCTTTTTTGGTAAAAACGTACAATCCATGCTCAAATTGGGAAGGGCCCAGGGAGTGGCCATGGCAGCCGGACTTTCCAGACAGATTCCCATCACAGAATACCTCCCCAAAAAAATTAAAATGGCAATCACCGGAAACGGGAACGCCAGTAAGGAGCAAGTTGCCCGGATGCTGCAAAGTACCTTGGGGTTGAAATCCCTCCCGAAAAATTTAGATAGTACGGACGGCCTCGCTGCTGCCGTATGCCATTTCTATAATGAGGGAAGAATAGAGATTGGGAAAAGTTATTCGGGGTGGGATGCTTTTGTAAAACAAAACGAGAAACGGGTTAAAAAATAA
- the hemW gene encoding radical SAM family heme chaperone HemW, with translation MSGIYIHIPFCKQACHYCDFHFSTSLGKKEAMIKALQKELELRKDEFKGETVGTIYFGGGTPSVLNTPEINTIIKTVYDYYKVIENPEITLEANPDDLDSSKIKELADSPINRLSIGIQSFFEADLKLMNRAHNAAEAEDCIKEASKYFDNISIDLIYGVPQMSNERWLENIKKALSFNIPHISSYALTVEPKTALKKFIEQGVVPPIDDEKAQEHYTILTDTLANAGFDNYEISNFGKPGYYSKNNTAYWQGKKYMGIGPSAHSFDGQRRGWNIANNPKYIKSIQEEVLPMEVEVLSTTDTYNEYVMTGLRTIWGVSLNRIKTEFGEGYHDYILQQAEKHIQEKLLFLEGDTLLVSKKGKFLSDGIASDLFLINLEQ, from the coding sequence ATGAGCGGAATATATATCCATATCCCTTTTTGTAAACAAGCATGCCATTATTGCGATTTCCATTTTTCCACAAGTTTGGGAAAAAAGGAAGCCATGATCAAGGCCTTGCAGAAAGAACTGGAGCTGCGTAAGGACGAGTTTAAAGGAGAAACAGTAGGCACTATTTATTTTGGCGGAGGCACACCATCCGTCTTAAACACGCCTGAGATCAATACAATCATAAAAACTGTATACGATTATTATAAGGTAATTGAAAACCCGGAGATTACCTTGGAGGCCAATCCGGATGACCTTGACAGTTCAAAAATAAAAGAACTGGCAGATTCCCCTATCAATAGGCTGAGTATTGGGATCCAATCTTTTTTTGAGGCCGATTTAAAGCTGATGAATAGGGCACATAATGCCGCTGAGGCGGAGGACTGTATTAAGGAAGCTTCTAAATATTTCGATAATATCTCTATAGATCTCATTTATGGAGTTCCCCAAATGTCCAATGAACGATGGCTAGAGAATATCAAAAAGGCATTATCGTTCAACATTCCCCATATCTCTAGTTATGCCTTAACGGTAGAACCCAAAACGGCCCTAAAAAAGTTTATAGAGCAAGGGGTTGTTCCACCAATCGATGATGAAAAGGCACAGGAACATTATACCATCTTGACCGATACGCTTGCCAATGCTGGCTTTGATAATTATGAGATCTCAAATTTTGGGAAACCTGGGTATTATTCCAAAAATAATACGGCTTATTGGCAAGGTAAAAAATATATGGGTATTGGTCCGTCTGCACACTCCTTTGATGGGCAACGCCGGGGATGGAATATTGCCAACAACCCTAAATATATAAAATCGATACAAGAGGAAGTGCTGCCCATGGAGGTAGAGGTTTTAAGCACGACCGATACTTACAATGAATATGTAATGACAGGCCTGCGTACCATTTGGGGAGTGTCCTTGAATCGCATCAAAACCGAATTTGGGGAGGGTTATCATGATTATATCCTCCAACAAGCGGAAAAGCACATACAGGAAAAGTTGTTGTTCCTGGAAGGGGATACCCTCTTGGTATCCAAAAAAGGCAAGTTTTTAAGCGATGGAATTGCCAGTGACCTGTTTCTTATTAATTTAGAACAATAA